The DNA region TTTCTGTGGCATGAGATTGAGAATTAAAATCTTAATCGGACGAATATCCTGGTGACTCGCACGATCACTGTCCATAACGAAAATATTCTCTTCTCTCAAAATATCAACTGCTGGTAATGATTTTTCAATTTTAATCGGCATAGACAACCTCCTATTAGCTTATACATATTATAAGATAGGTTGCTATACAATTCAATTAGAAGAAAAATAGGACCAGTTATAATTTTTAGCTATATCTGAATACTAATAATGCATTAAGACCTTATAGTCATAATCTCCAATAGCTTCACGACCATTCAAATCATCTAGCTCAATCAGGAAGGCACAACCAGCTACAATACCTCCAAGTTTTTCAATCATTTCAATCGTTGCCTTGACGGTACCACCAGTCGCCAATAAGTCATCAACAATCAAGACACGCTGTCCTGGTTTTATGGCATCTGCATGCATGGTAAGTGTATCTACACCGTACTCTTTCTCATAATCTGCTGAGATAACCTCACGCGGTAATTTGCCTGGCTTACGAACTGGTGCAAAACCAATCCCCAATTCAAATGCAACTGGACATCCAACAATAAAACCACGCGCCTCCGGGCCAACGATCATATCGATTTGTTTATCAGTTGCATATTGTACAATCTCACGTATAGCATAGCTGTAAGCATTCCCATCAGCCATCAATGGGCTAATATCACGAAATTCGATTCCCTCTTTTGGATAGTTGGGAATGGTTGCAATGTAATCTTTTAAATTCATTTTTTTCTCTCTTTTAAAAATAATATTTTACTCTTCATTATACCATGAATTTGTATTTTGGTACACTGCACACCTAGAGAAAATAAAAATGATAGATAGCAACTCACTAATTTTCAAACCCATTGGCTTTTATCATCATTGTTGCCCTCTTCAAAAATTGCAAGTTTTGAAGAGAGATTAACTGAGGAATGTGTTAGTCAATCATCCTCGTCCGCATAGCCAATCATAGATTTCTTGAACTGTTCCAAGAGCCATCAGCTCTTGCTGGATGACTGTTTTTTTTAAGTTTTGATAGATTTGACTCTCCGAAAGTTCCTTCTTCTGGGCTGTTTTGTTAACACGCATTATACCATTTGTAATCGTGACAAATTCCAATTCTTGGAAAATTTGAATCATCTTGATTAACAGACTATCTTTGATTTTCAAGTAACCGGCCAAATCTTTTAATTTATAACGAACATCAAACTCATCGAACTGGTGGATAGTCTTATAGAGCCTCGCAAACTGATCTCGGCTGCCATAACCATCCAAATAGTAGGGTGTAGCCATTTCATTCTTAAAGTAGACCGCTTCAAATTTTGTCTTTTGAAAATAGCTGCGCAGACTCTCTATTTCCTCTGGTAAACTAACCAAGACAATGGCCTTTTCATCTGTAGGTGGATGTTCCAAATCCAAGATAGGGATGCCTGTTGGTAATGGATGCTGTTTGCCACGAATATTATAGAGTTGAATACCAACAACACGCGCATCAACCAGCATCAATTGAAGACTAGTATTACCATTCCATTGATTGACAGACAAGGTAACCGCTAATTCTAACTGCTTGGCCTGAGAAAATTCCAAGGCTAGATTCCCTCTGCCGAATGCGACCACATCAAAAGTTGCTGTCCCTTTGGTGACCCGCAGTTTGAGATGGGCATTATTTTGTCCCATGGTTCGTGCAGATTCCACTTGAAAATCTTTGAGGTAAAAGACTGGTTTTTTATTATCCATACCGTAGGGAGCCAGTTTACCAAACGATTTGAGAGTTTCCATAGTCAGTTCTTCTAGGTCCAACTCTTCGTCTAAAACCAGCGGAGACCTACTAGGTTGATCCAAATTATTTTCTCTTATGTAGGTCGCTAATGTTTCAGATAGTACACCTAGTTTATCTACTTCCAAGGTCATTCCGGCCGCACCCGCATGTCCTCCAAAGGCGATAAAAAGGTCCTGATGATCCTTTAGAGCTTGGAAAATATCAATAGCTTCAGTAGAACGAGCCGAACCTTTAGCCTTATCTGCTTCGATTGACAATACAATAACAGGTTGTTGTAATTCTTCCAGTAGACGTCCTGCAACGATTCCAAGTACTCCTGGATTCCAGCCTTCTCTAGCTAGGACTTGAACTGGTCTATCACTGCGAATCATGGTCCTAGCTTCATCATAGATAGCCTGAACCACATCTTTTCGCTCTGTATTTTTACTATCAATCAAAAGAGCAATTTCGTAGGCTTGCTCCTCATCAAAACCTGTCAATAATTCCACTGCCGGATTAGGGTCATCTAATCGACCAAGAGCATTGAGGCGGGGAGCGAGCTGAAAGCCAACGGTCTCTTCATCAAGACTAGCCACATCAATGCCTGCTATCTTTATCAGTTCTTGCAAACCAACACGTTCTGTCTGCCTAAGAAGAGACAAACCATACTTGACCATCACACGGTTTTCATCTGTTAGGCTAACCATATCAGCAATAGTTCCAATAGCCACAAGATCCAGCAAGTCAGCATGAACTGTCTCCAAAAGAGCACAGGCCAATTTGAAAGCAACACCACAACCAGCCAATTGTTTGAAAGGATACGAACCATCTGGATGTTCTGGATGGATAATTGCATAGGCATTTGGCAGAGTCTCTTGTAAAGAGTGGTGATCAGTTACGACAACATCAACCCCTTTTTCTTGGGCATAAGCAATAGCTTCATGCCCTGCTACTCCATTGTCCACCGTCACAATAAGTGAGACTCCCTGCTGCTCAATAAAATACTTGTAAACTGATAGGTTAGGCCCATAGCCATCTGTAAAGCGATTGGGCAGATAGACCTGAACTTCTGCACCTAGTTCCTCTAAAACCTCCTTTAATATCGATGTTGCAGTCATGCCATCTGCATCATAGTCTCCATAAATCAGAATCTGTTCGTAATCTTCTATGGCCCGACGAATCCTATCAACAGCCTTGTCCATATCGTGAAGTAAATAAGGATCGTGCAAATCATCTAGGCTAGGGTGTAGAAATGTATGTAGATCTTCCGATGTATGAATACCCCGATCGTAAAGTAACTTAGCAGCTACTGGGTCCAGACCTTCTTTTTTAGCTAGTTTAGTAAATTGTTCACTGGAAGAGCTGGTCAACAACTGCCAGTCATATTGTGGTTTAATCACATTTTTACTCCTTATTCAAAAATGATATTTTTTTCAAGCTTCCTTATACATTTAAGAGAATTTTACCTATGTACGATTTGCCGAACAAACGTTATCTTCAGCTTTCTGGTGTTCATGGAAGATAAGCTGTCCTACCATTGTATCATTTTCACCTCAGAGCAGGGGCGAAATAATCCGAAATAAGGCTCCACTGAGGCGTTTATACCAAGAATAAGTCTTGTCAAAGGTCAGCAAATTGATACGTTGGGATTTTTTAAAAGACTGATTAAAATCTTCTTTTATCGCTGTTAAGACCGCTGAATGATTGTAAATGTAAAGACCACATTCAAAATTAAGATAGAAAGAACGAAAATCCATATTAACTGTTCCGACAGTTGCTTTTTTATCGTCAACCAGAACAACCTTTGAGTGGACGAAGCCTGGTTTAAACTCATAAATCTCAATCCCTGCTTCTAGATAGACTGGAAAATCCGTTCTAGCTGCCAGGTAAGCTGACTTCTTATCATAGATATGAGGTAGTAAGATCCGCACCTCTACCCCACGTTTTGCAGCGTAAGTCAGATTATCAATCATTTCATCATCTAAAACTAGATAAGGTGTCATGATGTAGATATAGTCTGTAGCTGATTGAATCATATCTAAGCATACCCGCTTAGCCACAGCTTCACCATCAAAGGGATTTTCACCATAGGGCAAAAAGAAACCTCCTATATCAACGTTCCCTTTGTCTAACACTTTATAGGGTTTGAGGTATTTAAGGTCATCTGTCTCCCCCTTTTCATTGTAGTTCCACATTTGTAGAAACATGAGGGTAAAATTGGCAACCGCTTCTCCCTTAATCATAATAGCGGCATCCTTCCAGTAACCAAAGCGCGATTTTTTATTGATGTATTCATCCGCAATGTTGACTCCACCTGTAAAAGCAACCTTACCATCAATGATTGCAATTTTCCGGTGGTCACGGTTATTCTGAACAGTTGATAATGCAGGGATAATTTGTGAAAAAACCTTGGCCTTAATACCATATTTTCTCAAAGTTTTATAGTAGGTATAGGGAAGATTCGTCAGTGAATTCATACCATCATACATAAAACGGACTTCAACTCCCTGCGCCACTTTTTCCTTTAAAATTTCCAAAATGGAATCCCACATGTACCCCATATCCACGATGTAATATTCCATAAAAATATACTGCTCTGCTTTTTTTAATTCTTCTACTAGAACCTCAAACTTGGCCTGTCCTGTTGAAAAATAAACAGCATCTGTATTGGTATGGATAGGGTAACC from Streptococcus ruminantium includes:
- the cls gene encoding cardiolipin synthase; the protein is MEKIWKIIYSRAFIVISLLALTIFLVLWLVGSAAIYVPALLIVMQLCSIVVAISIINRPMNTSFKLTWIIFVIGLPIFGALFYFILQSNIETKRYRKNFQKQAQRLREYSKTSEQVMKALEREDREQLKLAHYMSEYVGYPIHTNTDAVYFSTGQAKFEVLVEELKKAEQYIFMEYYIVDMGYMWDSILEILKEKVAQGVEVRFMYDGMNSLTNLPYTYYKTLRKYGIKAKVFSQIIPALSTVQNNRDHRKIAIIDGKVAFTGGVNIADEYINKKSRFGYWKDAAIMIKGEAVANFTLMFLQMWNYNEKGETDDLKYLKPYKVLDKGNVDIGGFFLPYGENPFDGEAVAKRVCLDMIQSATDYIYIMTPYLVLDDEMIDNLTYAAKRGVEVRILLPHIYDKKSAYLAARTDFPVYLEAGIEIYEFKPGFVHSKVVLVDDKKATVGTVNMDFRSFYLNFECGLYIYNHSAVLTAIKEDFNQSFKKSQRINLLTFDKTYSWYKRLSGALFRIISPLL
- the recJ gene encoding single-stranded-DNA-specific exonuclease RecJ: MIKPQYDWQLLTSSSSEQFTKLAKKEGLDPVAAKLLYDRGIHTSEDLHTFLHPSLDDLHDPYLLHDMDKAVDRIRRAIEDYEQILIYGDYDADGMTATSILKEVLEELGAEVQVYLPNRFTDGYGPNLSVYKYFIEQQGVSLIVTVDNGVAGHEAIAYAQEKGVDVVVTDHHSLQETLPNAYAIIHPEHPDGSYPFKQLAGCGVAFKLACALLETVHADLLDLVAIGTIADMVSLTDENRVMVKYGLSLLRQTERVGLQELIKIAGIDVASLDEETVGFQLAPRLNALGRLDDPNPAVELLTGFDEEQAYEIALLIDSKNTERKDVVQAIYDEARTMIRSDRPVQVLAREGWNPGVLGIVAGRLLEELQQPVIVLSIEADKAKGSARSTEAIDIFQALKDHQDLFIAFGGHAGAAGMTLEVDKLGVLSETLATYIRENNLDQPSRSPLVLDEELDLEELTMETLKSFGKLAPYGMDNKKPVFYLKDFQVESARTMGQNNAHLKLRVTKGTATFDVVAFGRGNLALEFSQAKQLELAVTLSVNQWNGNTSLQLMLVDARVVGIQLYNIRGKQHPLPTGIPILDLEHPPTDEKAIVLVSLPEEIESLRSYFQKTKFEAVYFKNEMATPYYLDGYGSRDQFARLYKTIHQFDEFDVRYKLKDLAGYLKIKDSLLIKMIQIFQELEFVTITNGIMRVNKTAQKKELSESQIYQNLKKTVIQQELMALGTVQEIYDWLCGRG
- a CDS encoding adenine phosphoribosyltransferase, producing the protein MNLKDYIATIPNYPKEGIEFRDISPLMADGNAYSYAIREIVQYATDKQIDMIVGPEARGFIVGCPVAFELGIGFAPVRKPGKLPREVISADYEKEYGVDTLTMHADAIKPGQRVLIVDDLLATGGTVKATIEMIEKLGGIVAGCAFLIELDDLNGREAIGDYDYKVLMHY